In Gracilibacillus salitolerans, the sequence ATATGGAAGCCAAGTGTTATCGCTAAGAGTAGGAATGGAAAAAGACCGTGATGAACTATTAAGAGGTCTTGTTGATATTCAGTACGCTCGTAATGATATAGACTTCCAGCGTGGTACATTCCGTGTCCGTGGTGATTCGGTCGAGATTATCCCAGCATCACGGGAAGAGCACTGTATTCGCGTGGAATTTTTTGGTGATGAAATTGATCGGATTCGCGAAGTAGATGCGTTAACAGGTGAAATTATCGGTGATCGTGAGCATATCGCGATTTTCCCAGCATCACACTTCGTTACCCGTGAAGAGAAATTGAAAGTGGCAATGGAAAATATAAAAAAAGAATTACAGGAACAACTGGAAAAGTTCCGTGAAGAAGATAAATTGTTAGAAGCTCAACGTTTGGAACAGCGAACCAATTATGATTTGGAAATGATGGAGGAGATGGGATTTTGCTCCGGAATCGAGAATTATTCCCGTCATCTTACATTAAGAGAAGCTGGTTCGACTCCCTATACATTAATTGATTATTTTCCGAATGATTCATTAATCGTCATTGATGAATCCCATGTTACCTTACCGCAAATTCGGGGTATGTATAATGGAGATCAAGCACGGAAACAAGTATTAGTCGATCATGGTTTTCGTTTGCCGTCTGCATTAGATAACCGCCCGTTAACATTTGAAGAATTTGAGAAAAAAGTAAATCAACTCATCTATGTATCTGCAACACCTGGTCCATTTGAATTAGAACATACACCGGATATGACCGAGCAAATTATCCGCCCGACAGGTTTATTAGACCCAGAAGTTGATGTCCGGCCAATCGATGGTCAGGTAGATGATTTAATCGGAGAAATTAACAAAAGAGTGGAACGCAATGAGCGTGTGTTAGTTACGACGCTCACTAAAAAAATGTCAGAGGACTTAACTGATTATTTAAAAGAAGTCGGCTTAAAAGTAGCTTACTTACACTCTGAAATAAAAACATTAGAGCGAATTGAGATCATTCGTGACTTAAGGGTAGGAAAATACGATGTTTTAGTCGGTATTAATCTTTTACGAGAAGGATTGGATATTCCGGAGGTATCACTCGTTACAATCTTAGATGCCGATAAAGAAGGTTTCTTACGATCACAACGTTCCTTAATCCAAACGATGGGCCGTGCAGCACGTAATGAAAATGGTATGGTTATTATGTATGCCGACAAAATGACAGACTCGATGAAAACAGCCATTGATGAAACATATCGCCGTCGTGAAAAACAACAGGCCTATAATGAAAAACATGGTATTGAGCCAACGACGATCAATAAGGGAGTACGCGATGTGATCCGTGCTACAATGGCGGCAGAAGATGAAGAGCAATACGATAGTAAAGCAAAACAAGTAAGTGACATGACGAAGAAGGAAAAGCAAGAATTAATCGAAAAAATGGAAAACGAAATGAAACAAGCGGCTCGCGAGCTCGATTTCGAAAAAGCAGCTGAGCTTCGTGATCTTGTTTTAGAATTGAAAGCAGAAGGGTGAAATGAATGGCTAAAAAATCCATTTCCATAAAAGGAGCACGTGCACATAATTTAAAAAATATCTCCATCGATATTCCAAAGGATAAGTTGATTGTTTTAACAGGATTGTCAGGTTCAGGTAAATCATCATTAGCTTTTGATACCATTTATGCTGAGGGGCAACGTCGGTACGTAGAATCACTCTCAGCATATGCTCGTCAATTTTTAGGGCAAATGGATAAACCGGATGTTGATTCTATCGAAGGTTTATCACCTGCCATTTCTATCGATCAGAAAACGACAAGTCGTAATCCACGTTCAACAGTTGGTACCGTGACGGAAATTTATGACTATATGCGGTTACTCTTTGCAAGAATTGGACATCCGATTTGTCCAATTCATGGGGAAGAAATCACTTCACAAACCGTTGAGCAAATGGTTGACCGAATCATGGATTACCCAGAACGAACAAAATTGCAAATACTGGCGCCAGTTGTCTCTGGTCGTAAAGGGACACATGTAAAAGTGTTGGAGGACCTGCAAAAAGAAGGGTATATTCGTTTACGCATCGATGGAGAAATGCGTGAAATCAGTGATGATATCCAGTTAGACAAAAATAAAAAACATTCGATTGAAGTTGTGATCGATCGGATTGTTGTAAAAGACGGTATCGCAGGTCGACTATCCGATTCCTTGGAAACAGCTTTAAAATTAGGTGAAGGTAAAGTCATTGTCGATATTATCGGAGATGAAGAACTGTTATTCAGCGAAAATCATGCATGTCCTATTTGCGGATTTTCGATCGATGAACTGGAACCAAGACTTTTTTCTTTTAATAGCCCATGGGGAGCATGTAAAACTTGTGATGGTCTCGGTTCACAATTGGAAGTAGACATTGATTTAGTGATCCCTAATAAAGACTTAACCCTGAATCAGGGGGCAATTGTCGCATGGGAACCGACAAGCTCACAATACTATCCGCAATTACTGAAAAGTGTTTGTAAGCACTATGGAATAGATATGGATGTACCAGTGAACAAACTGCCGAAAAAACAATTAGAGAAGATTTTAAATGGCAGTGGTAAAGAAAAAATCTATTTTCGTTATGAAAATGATTATGGTATGCTTCGCGAAAATGATATTTACTTTGAAGGTGTATTAAATAATATTGCTCGTCGTTATCGCGAAACATCATCAGATTTCATTCGTGAGCAAATGGAAAAATATATGGCAACTAATGATTGCCCAACGTGTGAGGGTTATCGTTTAAATGAAGAAGCACTTGCAGTTAAGGTAAATGACTTGCATATTGGACAGGTAACAGCATTGTCAGTGACAGAAGCACATCAATTCTTTACAACACTTCAACTGTCTGAAAAAGAAGAACAAATAGCACATATGATCATTAATGAATTAGATGATCGCTTATCATTCTTAAAAAATGTTGGCTTGGAATATCTAACTTTATCCCGTTCTGCTGGTTCGTTATCTGGCGGAGAAGCACAGCGTATTCGTTTAGCAACTCAGATTGGTTCCGCATTAACGGGTGTGCTTTATGTGTTGGATGAACCATCAATCGGTTTACACCAACGAGATAATGATCGATTGATTCAGACATTGGAACGTATGCGCGATCTTGGTAATACACTGATTGTTGTCGAACATGATGAAGACACCATGTTAGCAGCTGATTATTTAATTGATATCGGACCAGGTGCCGGTGAACACGGCGGAGAAGTTGTAGCTCAAGGCACTCCAAACCAAGTGAAGAAAAAGAAAAAATCATTGACCGGCCAATATTTATCTGGAGATAAATTCATTCCAGTTCCAGCCAAGCGCTATGAGTCTGATGGTCGTTTTATCGAAATCATTGGTGCCGAAGAAAATAACTTAAAAAATGTTAATGCGAAGATTCCAATCGGTATTTACACGGCGGTTACCGGTGTTTCTGGATCAGGAAAGAGCTCCTTAATCAATGAAATATTACACAAAAGTCTTTCCGTTCAATTACACCGTGCAAAACAAAAGCCAGGTAAACATAAGGAAATAAGAGGTATGGAGCATTTAGAAAAAGTCATCGATATCGATCAATCGCCAATCGGCAGAACACCAAGATCGAACCCAGCAACCTATACAGGTGCATTTGACGATATTCGAGATGTTTTTGCCCGGACAAATGAGGCTAAAATTCGCGGTTATAAAAAAGGGCGATTTAGTTTCAATGTTAAGGGTGGTCGTTGTGAAGCTTGCCGTGGTGATGGGATTATAAAAATCGAGATGCACTTTTTACCGGATGTCTATGTACCTTGTGAAGTGTGCGAAGGTAAACGATATAATCGTGAAACATTGGAAGTGAAATATAAAGGGAAAAATATTTCGGATGTTCTTGATATGACCATCGAAGAAGCATTAAAATTCTTCGAAAACATTCCGAAGATCAAACGAAAATTAGAAACGATTTATGATGTTGGTTTAGGTTATATTCGACTTGGACAACCAGCGACAACGTTGTCAGGTGGGGAAGCGCAACGTGTAAAATTAGCAAGTGAGTTACACCGCCGATCCAACGGAAAATCATTGTACATTTTGGATGAACCGACAACAGGTTTGCATATAGATGATATCTCTCGCTTGTTAGCCGTTATAGAACGTCTTGTTGACAATGGAGATACTGTGATTATAATTGAGCATAATTTAGATGTAATCAAAGCAGCAGACCACATCATTGATCTTGGTCCAGAAGGTGGAGACGGTGGCGGAACAATTGTCGCAACTGGAACACCAGAAGAAATCGTAGAAGTTGAGGAATCCCATACAGGAAAATATCTGAAACCTGTATTAGAACGTGACAAAGCAAGAATGGAAGCAAAGATAGGAAGTTGAGCATAAATGACTGTCCGAATAAGGGCAGTCATTTATTTCTACTCTGAGATATTTACTTTCAGATATATCTTATAATTCTGAGACAGGAACTTCAGCTCATACTATGCTAGAATAGAGAAAGAATGTAGGAAGAGGAGGCGTCCATTTTCTATGGAACCAATTGAAATCAATCAACTACAAAACCATATTGATAAACTTGCAAATAAAGAAGTATATATTCACTTGGAAACAACCAATGGCGCATATGCGAGCCATTTTAACCAAGATGCTTACAATTTAGGTGCGTTCATTCGCAATGCTAAAGTAATCTATCAGCGAGGGAAAGTAGTAGGTACAGGTACTGCATATCGAGTTGGTTTAAAACTGGATATTGGTTGGATTTATGCAGAAGGCGTTAACCAGTATGAAGTAGATGAACACAATAGAATTTTAATGGCAGGTCATGATCGTGAAGGAAGGTTAATGGTAGCCTTACAGATAAGTGAAACACCATTTCAGTATTAACGAAGAGGGGGAATTATTGTGTCAGAACACGTAGTAGTTATTTATCCGCACCCAGACGATGAAGCATTCGGTGCATCTGGAACGATTACAACATTTCGAGAAAAAGGAATTCCGGTCACTTATTTATGTGGCACTTTAGGTGAGATGGGTCGAAATATGGGAAATCCTACCTTTGCCACAAGAGAGACTTTACCGGAAATTAGAAAAAAAGAACTGATTAAAGCATGTGAAGTACTTGACATCAACCTGGAGATGTTAGGGTATCGTGATAAAACATTAGAATTTGAATCAACAGAGGAAGTAGCAGAGCATCTTTTTTCTTTCTTAGATAAATTGAAGCCATCATTAGTGATTACACATTATCCTGGACATGCAGTACACCCTGATCATGATGCATTTGGGGCAGCAGCAATTAAAGCGGTAGAGATGTTCCCTGAGAATGAACGCCCTACAGTATGGGCACAAGCAATTAGCCGTACTCATTTGGAAGAACTTGGTGAGCCAGATGTTCAGAACGATGTGGGTGAAGTATTTACCAAAAAATTTGAAACGATCCAAGCGCATAAATCACAAGCTGATGGAATGCTCTCAAAGGTAAGAAATGAAGCAGATGATATAGTAGAAGCGACTAAACAGTGGCTAGGTGTTGAATCTTTTTATACTTGGAATTTTTAAGCATCAACTTTAATCATAAGCATAGCATAGTAACATAGGTTTATTCTCGCTGTTTTGTGGAAATGTATTAATATGACACGGACTTAGGAGGATCAACAGGGTGAACAATAAATTATATCGTTCCGAAACAAATCAAATGGTTGCAGGAGTGTTAGGCGGAATTGCAGAAGCAACCGAACTAGATGCTACGATATTACGATTGATATATATCATATTGCTGATTTTTACAGCAGGCTTCCCGCTATTTATACTATATATAGCAGCCGCTATCATCATACCAAAAAGAGGTGTTCAATAAGGATGCGCTGGATTTTATCGCTTGTATTTAATGCATTAGCGTTAATGTTAATTGACTATTTATTTGAGGGCTTTATCATTGATGGCTTTGTCGTCGCTTTGATAGCTAGTATTATTCTAGCTGTATTAAACACGATTGTGAAACCAATTTTAGTTTTACTAACGTTACCAATCACGATACTAACTTTAGGGTTATTTTTATTGGTTATCAATACCGTTACCCTATGGCTCACACAAGCGTTATTAGGTAACAATTTCATTATTGAAGGATTTGGAACTGCATTTATAGCAGCCATTCTATTCTCGATTATGAACCTAGTCATTAATAAGATTGTAAAAGACTAAACCGTTATGTGACCACATAACGGTTTTTTCTGTGTCTAGTAAAACATGGATAACTATTAAATACGGAAATATCTTAGTTACTTAGCTCATCAAATGCTGTAAAAGTGGAAACTATCACTTACACTCGATTTTTTTCGAACAAATCTGTACTATACCTTTCAAAAAGTGCTACAATAGTTACATCATGAATTAAAAAAGATGAGATAGAATGGGACGAGGACACTTTTCCTCTGTCCCAAAACAAGGGGGCTTTTGTATGGCGAAGGTGCGTACGCAGGATTTGTTGGATCGTTTTCAGATTGAGCTGATTGCTGGTGCGGAGGGAGTTCACCGTGAGATCTTCATGAGTGAGGTTTCTCGACCGGGGATTGAGTTGACAGGTTATTTTAAATATTATCCGAAAGACCGCTTGCAATTATTAGGGAAAACGGAATTATCTTATTTTTCAGAATTGACACAAGAGGAAAAGAAGGACCGTTCTTATCGTTTATGTACAGATATAACGCCAGGCATTGTCGTAACAAGAGATATGGCCGTTCCAGATGAATTAGTGAAAGCATGTGAAGACTCAGGTGTGCCATTAATGCGTTCACCATATAAAACAACGCGAGTAATCAGTCGTATTACGAACTTTTTAGAGGCGAAATTTGCTCCTTTTA encodes:
- the uvrB gene encoding excinuclease ABC subunit UvrB, with protein sequence MEQQTFSLQAPYQPQGDQPRAIKELVTGLEKKKRHQTLLGATGTGKTFTISNVVKEINKPTLVIAHNKTLAGQLYSEFKEFFPNNAVEYFVSYYDYYQPEAYVPSTDTFIEKDASINDEIDKLRHSATSALFERSDVLIVASVSCIYGLGSPEEYGSQVLSLRVGMEKDRDELLRGLVDIQYARNDIDFQRGTFRVRGDSVEIIPASREEHCIRVEFFGDEIDRIREVDALTGEIIGDREHIAIFPASHFVTREEKLKVAMENIKKELQEQLEKFREEDKLLEAQRLEQRTNYDLEMMEEMGFCSGIENYSRHLTLREAGSTPYTLIDYFPNDSLIVIDESHVTLPQIRGMYNGDQARKQVLVDHGFRLPSALDNRPLTFEEFEKKVNQLIYVSATPGPFELEHTPDMTEQIIRPTGLLDPEVDVRPIDGQVDDLIGEINKRVERNERVLVTTLTKKMSEDLTDYLKEVGLKVAYLHSEIKTLERIEIIRDLRVGKYDVLVGINLLREGLDIPEVSLVTILDADKEGFLRSQRSLIQTMGRAARNENGMVIMYADKMTDSMKTAIDETYRRREKQQAYNEKHGIEPTTINKGVRDVIRATMAAEDEEQYDSKAKQVSDMTKKEKQELIEKMENEMKQAARELDFEKAAELRDLVLELKAEG
- the uvrA gene encoding excinuclease ABC subunit UvrA — protein: MAKKSISIKGARAHNLKNISIDIPKDKLIVLTGLSGSGKSSLAFDTIYAEGQRRYVESLSAYARQFLGQMDKPDVDSIEGLSPAISIDQKTTSRNPRSTVGTVTEIYDYMRLLFARIGHPICPIHGEEITSQTVEQMVDRIMDYPERTKLQILAPVVSGRKGTHVKVLEDLQKEGYIRLRIDGEMREISDDIQLDKNKKHSIEVVIDRIVVKDGIAGRLSDSLETALKLGEGKVIVDIIGDEELLFSENHACPICGFSIDELEPRLFSFNSPWGACKTCDGLGSQLEVDIDLVIPNKDLTLNQGAIVAWEPTSSQYYPQLLKSVCKHYGIDMDVPVNKLPKKQLEKILNGSGKEKIYFRYENDYGMLRENDIYFEGVLNNIARRYRETSSDFIREQMEKYMATNDCPTCEGYRLNEEALAVKVNDLHIGQVTALSVTEAHQFFTTLQLSEKEEQIAHMIINELDDRLSFLKNVGLEYLTLSRSAGSLSGGEAQRIRLATQIGSALTGVLYVLDEPSIGLHQRDNDRLIQTLERMRDLGNTLIVVEHDEDTMLAADYLIDIGPGAGEHGGEVVAQGTPNQVKKKKKSLTGQYLSGDKFIPVPAKRYESDGRFIEIIGAEENNLKNVNAKIPIGIYTAVTGVSGSGKSSLINEILHKSLSVQLHRAKQKPGKHKEIRGMEHLEKVIDIDQSPIGRTPRSNPATYTGAFDDIRDVFARTNEAKIRGYKKGRFSFNVKGGRCEACRGDGIIKIEMHFLPDVYVPCEVCEGKRYNRETLEVKYKGKNISDVLDMTIEEALKFFENIPKIKRKLETIYDVGLGYIRLGQPATTLSGGEAQRVKLASELHRRSNGKSLYILDEPTTGLHIDDISRLLAVIERLVDNGDTVIIIEHNLDVIKAADHIIDLGPEGGDGGGTIVATGTPEEIVEVEESHTGKYLKPVLERDKARMEAKIGS
- a CDS encoding YojF family protein — protein: MEPIEINQLQNHIDKLANKEVYIHLETTNGAYASHFNQDAYNLGAFIRNAKVIYQRGKVVGTGTAYRVGLKLDIGWIYAEGVNQYEVDEHNRILMAGHDREGRLMVALQISETPFQY
- the bshB2 gene encoding bacillithiol biosynthesis deacetylase BshB2 — translated: MSEHVVVIYPHPDDEAFGASGTITTFREKGIPVTYLCGTLGEMGRNMGNPTFATRETLPEIRKKELIKACEVLDINLEMLGYRDKTLEFESTEEVAEHLFSFLDKLKPSLVITHYPGHAVHPDHDAFGAAAIKAVEMFPENERPTVWAQAISRTHLEELGEPDVQNDVGEVFTKKFETIQAHKSQADGMLSKVRNEADDIVEATKQWLGVESFYTWNF
- a CDS encoding PspC domain-containing protein, whose product is MNNKLYRSETNQMVAGVLGGIAEATELDATILRLIYIILLIFTAGFPLFILYIAAAIIIPKRGVQ
- a CDS encoding phage holin family protein, with amino-acid sequence MRWILSLVFNALALMLIDYLFEGFIIDGFVVALIASIILAVLNTIVKPILVLLTLPITILTLGLFLLVINTVTLWLTQALLGNNFIIEGFGTAFIAAILFSIMNLVINKIVKD